One part of the Carassius auratus strain Wakin unplaced genomic scaffold, ASM336829v1 scaf_tig00034106, whole genome shotgun sequence genome encodes these proteins:
- the LOC113081391 gene encoding SLAM family member 9-like, giving the protein MGFLEYSRNCLCSSGVFGDTDKVKLVMEGDSVNLQINVTEIQTDDLIMWKFGTKKTLIVKINRATNEISIKDDDLDGRFRGRLKVDHQTGSLIITNTRTTDSGLYEVTISGKTETEIRFNVTVYARLPIPVIISDSPQNSSSSSSSSSQQNCSLVCSVVNVGHVTLSWYKGNSLLSSISVSDLSISLSLPLELECLDDFYSCVVAYSFTNQTTLLNNTQFCQPCPDCVFCCHVPEVVTRLVISALVGMAAAFILVYDISSRKGEQER; this is encoded by the exons AAACTGtctgtgttcttcaggtgtgtttggtgatacagATAAAGTGAAGCTAGTGATGGAAGGAGATTCAGTCAATCTACAGATTAATGTCACTGAAATACAGACAGATGATCTTATCATGTGGAAGTTTGGAACTAAAAAGACTCTTATAGTTAAAATCAACAGAGCAACCAATGAGATCTCAATAAAGGATGATgatcttgatgggagattcagaggcagactgaaggtggatcatcaaactggatctctgatcatcacaaacaccagaaccacagactctggactttatgaagtgACCATCAGCGGCAAAACAGAGACTGAAATCAGATTCAatgttactgtctatg CTCGTTTGCCCATTCCTGTCATTATCAGTGACTCCCCGCaaaattcttcatcatcatcatcttcatcatcacagcagaattgttcactggtgtgttcagtggtgaatgtgggtcatgtgactctctcctggtacaaaggaaacagtttattgtccagcatcagtgtgtctgatctcagcatcagtctctctctacctctggagctGGAGTGTCTGGATGATTTCTACAGCTGTGTTGTGGCTTATTCattcacaaaccagaccacacttCTCAACAACACTCAATTCTGTCAGCCATGTCCAG ATTGTGTTTTCTGTTGTCATGTTCCTGAAGTTGTCACTCGATTGGtcatctctgctctggtgggcatGGCTGCTGCTTTTATTTTAGTCTATGACATCTCATCCAGAAAAGGTGAACAGGAGAGATGA
- the LOC113081390 gene encoding uncharacterized protein LOC113081390: MALELFLFTFFVIGVFGDVDEVVSVSVMEGDSVTLRSDVTDVHDVIEWRFQGFLIARVNRESNKVSKKITYYGGFKDRLELDIQSGDLKIKNIRNTDTGEYKLKITSTESSSKIFNITAVSDPRSDGVTVVSVMKGDSVVLHTGVPKIQNDDEILWRFRDKDVIAKIKKDEHIHSTYDHSADGIFRSRLHLNLQTGDIIIRDIRNSTSGLYEVDFKKSSYTTHKSFNVIVSDQLNRVQVKEGVFVTLGSGLTNVEGDDLVQWRFEHESHVIAKINKTASSSSTSDGANGRFRGRLELDDETGSLTIRKIAAEHTGLYHLDITGSKHTIFKKFIVFVCAVPDPGLSPAAVAGIVVGVGVFLLVVAAAIYYYQTMASITYILKQKENISILLNYHLTVCN; the protein is encoded by the exons ATGGCACTTGAACTCTTTCTTTTCACATTTTTCGTGATTG gtgtgtttggtgatgtaGATGAAGTGGTGTcggtgtcagtgatggagggagattctgtcactctacgCTCTGATGTTACTGATGTACATGATGTGATCGAGTGGAGGTTTCAAGGATTTCTCATTGCTAGAGTCAACAGAGAGTCTAATAAAGTCTCAAAAAAGATTACTTATTATGGAGGGTTCAAAGACAGACTGGAGCTGGACATTCAGAGTGGAGatctcaaaattaaaaatatcagaAACACAGAcactggagaatataaactaaaGATTACCAGCACAGAATCATCCTCAAAGATATTCAACATCACTG CTGTGTCTGATCCTCGTTCTGATGGAGTGACGGTTGTGTCAGTGATGAAGGGAGATTCGGTTGTCCTACACACTGGTGTTCCTAAAATACAGAATGACGATGAGATACTATGGAGATTTAGAGATAAAGATGTTATTGCTAAAATTAAGAAAGATGAACACATCCACTCTACATATGATCATAGTGCTGATGGGATATTCAGAAGCAGACTGCACCTGAATCTTCAGACTGGAGATATCATCATCAGGGACATCAGAAACAGCACTTCTGGACTTTATGAAGTTGATTTCAAGAAGAGCAGCTACACCACACACAAGTCATTCAATGTTATTGTCAGTG ATCAGCTGAACAGAGTGCAAGTGAAGGAGGGAGTTTTTGTCACTTTGGGGTCTGGTCTTACTAATGTAGAAggagatgatctggttcaatggAGATTTGAACATGAAAGCCATGTCATAGcaaaaatcaacaaaacagcttcatcatcctCTACATCTGATGGTGCTAATGGAAGATTCAGAGGCAGACTGGAGCTGGATGAtgaaactggatctctgaccatcagaaagATTGCAGCTGAACACACTGGACTCTATCACCTTGATATCACCGGCAGCAAACACACCATATTCAAGAAATTCATTGTTTTTGTCTGTG CTGTTCCAGATCCAGGTCTGTCTCCAGCTGCTGTAGCAGGGATTGTTGTTGGTGTTGGTGTTTTTCTGCTCGTGGTTGCAGCTGCAATTTACTATTACCAAACAATGGCAAGTATCACCTATATCTTAAAGCAAAAggaaaacatttctattttgctAAATTATCATTTAACTGTGTGTAATTGA